One window of the Paenibacillus beijingensis genome contains the following:
- a CDS encoding DUF3995 domain-containing protein has protein sequence MYSQTQKSITKSQVWSGYAVFIWSIVYMVPHLYWALGGRMGEVLLKPHTIQLIHFELINWIASVFLTFAGLIGLAFIYWNKSRVSSFILLFISLAGCSLSTSHGIYGIIYRVLQIRGAVALESGSFYSHEDAYVLWDLVLFEPWFLIEGILLGILGWCFLKKARNRKIWLAACIFGTILGLITGIMGVRFA, from the coding sequence ATGTATTCGCAAACTCAAAAATCGATAACAAAATCGCAGGTTTGGTCGGGTTATGCAGTTTTTATTTGGTCCATCGTCTACATGGTTCCACACCTTTATTGGGCTTTAGGAGGCAGGATGGGGGAGGTTTTACTAAAACCTCATACAATACAATTGATCCACTTTGAATTGATTAATTGGATTGCATCCGTATTTTTAACCTTCGCCGGACTCATTGGACTTGCATTTATTTATTGGAATAAGAGCAGAGTTTCTAGTTTTATACTGCTATTTATATCCTTGGCAGGATGCTCGTTATCCACTTCGCACGGCATATATGGAATTATCTATCGAGTGCTTCAAATCAGGGGGGCAGTCGCTTTGGAGTCGGGATCATTTTACAGCCATGAAGATGCCTATGTGTTGTGGGATCTAGTGCTCTTTGAACCGTGGTTTTTAATCGAGGGGATTTTGTTAGGCATATTAGGGTGGTGTTTTTTGAAAAAAGCCCGCAACAGAAAAATCTGGCTTGCGGCTTGCATTTTCGGCACTATTCTCGGTTTGATCACTGGGATTATGGGTGTGCGATTTGCATGA
- a CDS encoding copper ion binding protein: MKNITMQVEGMSCQHCVNSIEGALKEIGAIGKVDLKSNTVDVSYDENLITMGQIKEAIEEQGYDVL; this comes from the coding sequence ATGAAAAACATCACAATGCAAGTCGAAGGTATGAGCTGCCAACACTGCGTCAATTCAATCGAAGGAGCGCTCAAAGAAATCGGGGCAATCGGCAAAGTCGATCTCAAAAGCAATACGGTCGATGTATCGTATGACGAGAATCTGATCACAATGGGACAGATCAAGGAAGCGATCGAGGAACAAGGGTACGATGTTCTATAA
- a CDS encoding nucleotidyltransferase family protein produces MDVQYIISIIIDSLKQVNGVHALVLGGSRARGTENPNSDIDIGIYYSANSGLDIAQLRRVASILDDDNRDNLITEIGGWGPWINGGGWLKVYQKPVDFLYRDLNKVSKVIKQCLIGDITIDYQPGHPHGFINSMYLAEIALCKVLWDPSGLVGEMKSRTNPYSHVLQKSIIQKFLWEANFSLEIGKKGIYKKDLSYIAGCCFRSISCMNQVLFALNETYWMNEKGAAAIADSVSMVPSKYSNRINNILTLVTEDQGGLEKALAMLSNLIHETDNLVKNKGLLN; encoded by the coding sequence ATGGATGTGCAATATATTATTTCAATAATTATTGACAGTCTTAAGCAAGTCAATGGTGTGCATGCTCTGGTTCTAGGCGGTTCAAGGGCAAGGGGGACTGAAAATCCCAACTCCGATATTGATATTGGAATTTATTATAGCGCCAACAGTGGGTTAGACATTGCCCAACTTCGTCGGGTAGCCTCCATCTTGGATGACGATAATAGAGACAACTTAATAACAGAAATCGGTGGCTGGGGACCATGGATTAATGGTGGTGGCTGGCTAAAAGTGTATCAAAAACCGGTCGATTTTTTATACCGTGATCTTAATAAAGTGTCAAAAGTAATTAAACAATGCCTCATCGGGGATATCACAATCGACTACCAACCGGGGCATCCTCATGGATTTATCAATTCAATGTATTTAGCTGAAATAGCGTTGTGTAAGGTGTTATGGGATCCGTCAGGTCTTGTTGGAGAAATGAAGTCCAGAACAAATCCATACTCGCACGTTTTGCAAAAATCGATCATTCAAAAATTTCTATGGGAAGCAAATTTCTCCCTTGAGATTGGGAAAAAAGGTATCTATAAAAAAGATTTATCTTACATTGCTGGGTGTTGTTTTAGGTCAATCTCTTGCATGAATCAGGTTTTATTTGCACTTAACGAAACTTACTGGATGAACGAGAAAGGAGCTGCTGCCATCGCTGATTCAGTTAGCATGGTCCCAAGCAAATACTCCAATAGAATAAATAACATATTGACTTTAGTCACAGAAGATCAAGGCGGTTTGGAGAAGGCTCTAGCCATGTTAAGTAATCTGATTCATGAAACAGACAATCTAGTGAAAAATAAAGGTTTGTTGAACTAA
- a CDS encoding histidine kinase, whose protein sequence is MRKCFLKSSRLLHWRLTRSYMLISILAWLLVELLLLLVLGLGMHVSRSFLLITALKSNANVAGSLLSGDHGPDHAGLNFWLQQQQRTVDKVFSYTGLLAIVNREGRVIASTGTGTRPPSQGTLLSAQLPNQSADLLHTYLDSQGDIKPITHESASTGVVALVPLEATDAQADGILVMQAKNLKINASLWLGIGGTFLLPASVVIVLCVGAAGAVFGAVTSRPLIRRFGTLADAADHWSHGNFSVLVHDPGGDEIGRLTRRLNHMAEQLQHLVQVRQEQAALDERGRMARDLHDSIKQQLFALFMQISGAKALLLQGKEGALPRLERAEDLLGHVQDDLTNLIHELRPAMLEGKRFPQALREQIEQWEELTGIDAVYQVQGMKPIPLQLEEALYRLTQEALSNVARHSEARTVRIQLILEPDRTTLEIADNGRGCHVLSKIGKGIGLLSMSERLLPFGGEVRYQSKPEQGFVVTATVPGQEQQDDEA, encoded by the coding sequence GTGCGGAAATGTTTTCTCAAGTCATCTCGTCTGCTGCATTGGCGACTGACACGTTCCTATATGCTGATCAGCATTTTGGCCTGGCTCCTTGTAGAGCTTCTGCTTCTCTTGGTGCTCGGATTGGGAATGCATGTGTCTCGCTCTTTTTTGCTGATTACTGCCTTAAAAAGCAATGCAAATGTGGCCGGCTCTTTGCTCTCAGGCGATCATGGACCCGATCATGCAGGTTTGAATTTTTGGCTCCAGCAACAACAACGAACCGTTGACAAAGTGTTTTCTTACACAGGCCTACTTGCTATCGTTAACCGGGAAGGGAGGGTTATCGCCTCGACAGGGACCGGTACCCGCCCTCCGTCACAAGGAACGTTGCTATCGGCTCAGCTCCCAAATCAGTCAGCGGATCTTTTGCATACTTATCTTGACAGCCAGGGCGATATCAAGCCGATTACGCATGAGAGCGCATCAACAGGAGTTGTTGCACTCGTTCCGCTTGAGGCAACGGATGCGCAGGCAGACGGAATTCTTGTAATGCAAGCGAAAAACCTCAAGATTAACGCCTCATTATGGCTTGGAATCGGAGGGACCTTCTTGCTTCCAGCCTCAGTTGTCATTGTTCTATGTGTCGGAGCGGCAGGAGCCGTATTTGGCGCTGTCACCTCCCGGCCGCTCATCCGGCGATTCGGCACATTGGCGGATGCCGCCGACCATTGGAGCCACGGCAATTTCTCCGTCTTGGTGCATGATCCAGGAGGAGACGAGATCGGACGGCTCACACGCCGCTTGAATCATATGGCTGAGCAGCTTCAGCACCTTGTACAGGTACGTCAAGAGCAAGCCGCCTTGGATGAGAGGGGAAGAATGGCGCGCGATTTGCATGACAGTATCAAGCAGCAGTTGTTCGCGCTTTTCATGCAGATCAGCGGAGCGAAAGCACTTCTGCTGCAGGGGAAAGAAGGTGCACTCCCCCGTCTGGAACGAGCAGAGGATTTGCTGGGGCACGTGCAAGACGATCTCACTAATCTGATCCATGAGCTGCGTCCCGCCATGCTGGAAGGCAAAAGATTTCCGCAAGCGCTGCGTGAGCAAATTGAGCAATGGGAAGAGCTTACAGGGATCGATGCTGTTTATCAAGTCCAAGGGATGAAACCGATCCCGCTGCAGTTGGAAGAAGCCTTATACCGTCTGACGCAAGAAGCGTTGTCGAATGTTGCCCGTCACAGCGAGGCGCGTACTGTTCGTATTCAACTCATTTTGGAACCGGATAGAACGACACTGGAGATTGCCGATAACGGCCGAGGGTGTCATGTCTTAAGCAAAATAGGAAAAGGGATCGGTCTCCTTTCCATGTCTGAGCGACTCCTTCCATTCGGAGGAGAGGTTCGCTACCAGAGCAAGCCGGAGCAAGGCTTTGTCGTGACGGCAACGGTGCCAGGCCAGGAGCAGCAGGACGATGAAGCATGA
- a CDS encoding ABC transporter substrate-binding protein, whose product MKARMKRVLAAASIFLLIAVTGCAPAPEAPDRATLRIVIPGERPQRMDAVIEEAERRMKGGLNVRLDVEFVPWSDLAQRTQLLLKTGQPVDLIFDAPWLHLNQMASAGYYEPLDDLLKRYGPEIIRTRPRNMWEANTVGGRIMAIPLGAYQSGTPSNNHTYLVRQDIREKLGIPPIRTYEELVAFEYGVKEHMPGIVPFSTNTAGDTGEASFRFRFHYDAYIRSTPALGQSVVLYYKNDDGRVYNLFERMEPVFWEYVLYARKLYLDGIIDPDIMAAKGSYNLLKSGKQAVGTSNDFGVSGDLQFELAKRVPGAKLEAVTFYRFSPGIHLSNFVQGNFIAVPASSKNKELAIRFLDWANRKENYELLAYGIEGEDWEDAGEGLYRPLGDGYPWFPFAWIWNPEHDRLDATQGEEALRANRFIMDSGNFRRDKLTGFSFDSSPVEGELTQYLMLEARYYGVLMNGAADPDRIWNEFKAEAGTYVKSIQVELQRQIDAFLASPPPSIVR is encoded by the coding sequence ATGAAAGCGCGGATGAAGCGGGTGCTGGCTGCGGCCTCCATTTTCCTCCTCATCGCGGTAACGGGGTGCGCGCCGGCCCCCGAAGCGCCGGACCGGGCGACCCTGAGGATCGTCATTCCGGGAGAACGCCCGCAGAGGATGGACGCGGTCATTGAGGAAGCCGAGAGAAGGATGAAGGGCGGCTTAAACGTCAGGCTGGACGTGGAATTCGTACCTTGGTCGGACTTGGCGCAGAGAACGCAGCTTCTCCTGAAGACGGGCCAACCCGTCGATCTGATCTTCGATGCTCCGTGGCTGCATCTGAATCAGATGGCGAGCGCCGGATACTACGAACCGCTGGACGACCTGCTGAAGAGGTATGGCCCGGAAATCATCCGGACAAGACCCAGGAACATGTGGGAAGCCAATACCGTGGGCGGGCGCATCATGGCGATTCCGCTCGGCGCCTACCAGTCGGGAACGCCTTCGAACAACCATACGTATCTGGTCAGGCAGGATATACGCGAGAAGCTGGGGATCCCTCCGATCAGGACTTATGAAGAGCTTGTGGCGTTCGAATACGGCGTGAAGGAACACATGCCCGGGATCGTTCCTTTCTCGACGAACACGGCTGGCGATACCGGGGAAGCGAGTTTCCGGTTCCGATTCCATTATGATGCGTACATTCGGTCCACGCCCGCGCTCGGCCAGAGCGTTGTGCTCTATTACAAGAACGACGACGGCCGCGTCTACAACCTGTTCGAGCGGATGGAACCGGTATTCTGGGAATACGTTCTCTATGCCCGAAAGCTCTACCTCGACGGGATCATCGATCCCGATATCATGGCGGCCAAAGGCAGCTACAACTTGTTGAAATCGGGGAAGCAGGCCGTAGGCACGTCGAACGACTTCGGCGTCTCCGGCGATCTGCAGTTCGAGCTGGCCAAACGGGTCCCGGGAGCAAAGCTGGAAGCGGTTACTTTCTACCGTTTCTCGCCCGGGATCCATCTCTCCAATTTCGTGCAGGGCAATTTCATCGCCGTGCCTGCCTCAAGTAAGAACAAGGAATTGGCCATTCGGTTTCTCGATTGGGCCAACCGGAAGGAAAACTACGAATTGCTCGCGTACGGGATCGAAGGGGAAGATTGGGAGGATGCGGGAGAAGGGCTGTATCGGCCGCTTGGCGACGGGTATCCTTGGTTTCCGTTCGCCTGGATATGGAATCCCGAGCATGATCGTCTTGACGCGACCCAGGGAGAAGAGGCGCTGCGAGCCAACCGGTTCATCATGGACAGCGGCAACTTCCGGCGCGACAAGCTCACGGGTTTCTCATTCGACAGCAGTCCGGTCGAGGGCGAATTGACCCAATACCTGATGCTGGAAGCCCGTTATTACGGCGTGCTCATGAACGGCGCCGCGGACCCGGACCGTATCTGGAACGAGTTCAAAGCCGAAGCCGGGACGTATGTCAAATCCATACAGGTCGAATTGCAGCGGCAGATCGACGCTTTTCTCGCCTCCCCGCCCCCGTCGATCGTACGGTAA
- a CDS encoding metal-sensitive transcriptional regulator — MANQTEEKDVGCCSQPEDAERKSHHSHKVKSSLISRLNRIEGQVRGIKGLIEKDTYCDDVLNQIASVQAALNGVGKLLLEHHMKSCIIERIQEGDSEVLTELMTTINKLTK, encoded by the coding sequence ATGGCAAACCAGACAGAGGAAAAAGATGTGGGCTGTTGTTCACAACCCGAAGATGCAGAACGAAAGAGCCATCATTCGCATAAAGTAAAAAGCAGTTTGATCAGCCGATTGAACCGAATCGAAGGCCAGGTTCGAGGCATTAAAGGGTTGATTGAGAAAGACACTTATTGCGACGATGTTTTGAATCAAATCGCCTCCGTTCAAGCTGCGTTAAATGGTGTCGGAAAGCTTTTGCTCGAACATCATATGAAGAGCTGTATCATCGAACGAATTCAAGAAGGCGATTCGGAAGTTTTAACGGAACTGATGACAACCATCAATAAGTTGACGAAATAA
- a CDS encoding alpha-galactosidase gives MNTESHIGNELYRIQIEGSQDTLWSYRLESSGETCAVSPPVFEIDGRICAAAISEIKETVMLELKNGSREYRLRGSFQEDERLQLEIVFRVAPGNPVMRFHYRLLAREAHRLTKQAGEDNIVYARISFGGYGRFREIRLADFDEFTHQYGLTENELGEAHFDNGKIFTGPLTVALGDRHAALLAYEHGSQSTDLYVGFQADASRQLTLLAVKGNYCDGDRIDTDQGYRTLWMQFAAVQGDAADLAEVYRAFALRHFSDNASSRSPYIFYNTWNFQERNRYWNKQTYLASMNLGHILSEIDVAYRMGIEVYVIDMGWFIKSGDWDISLERFPDGLDLVKEKLDGYGMKLGLWFDPKAVALSSRLYRTFEHCIVSWDGVREAPHPIWETEESVRMCLVSPFGMAFADKLIELAKRLGVVYFKWDAISQYGCNDPGHDHGDGNATAEERGHRFAFQLPLKLVEIAKKVSEAIPEAIIDFDVTEGYRCVGLSFLEAGKYFLINNGPYYPNFDLPRTDPGEFYNYNVFFQPGPARSMLCRSAYAYDKWIPSVLFLVHYFPDDFAPNQNISVASLILGHNGIWGDLLGVSEKGVERIGRLLGLYKQVREDITASYPVTGGGAGRTPETYEKINAENGRGVAVLFASSFGQPFDRPRPVKITYVTSNPVDKKIWHPSNVEVRFDSKGRAVIEASFTDADAAIVFFGVDDAL, from the coding sequence ATGAACACGGAAAGCCATATCGGCAACGAGCTCTACCGCATTCAGATCGAAGGGAGCCAGGATACTCTCTGGTCCTACCGGCTGGAGTCATCCGGAGAAACCTGCGCCGTGAGTCCGCCGGTCTTCGAGATCGACGGTCGGATTTGCGCGGCGGCCATTTCGGAAATCAAGGAAACCGTCATGCTGGAATTGAAAAACGGGTCCCGGGAATACCGGCTGCGAGGTTCCTTTCAAGAGGATGAACGGCTGCAGTTGGAAATCGTCTTTCGCGTCGCGCCGGGAAATCCGGTCATGCGGTTCCATTATCGGTTGCTTGCCCGCGAGGCGCACCGCCTTACGAAGCAGGCGGGAGAAGACAACATCGTGTATGCGCGGATCAGCTTCGGGGGATATGGACGATTCCGGGAGATCCGGCTGGCGGATTTCGATGAGTTCACCCACCAATACGGATTGACGGAGAATGAGCTGGGCGAAGCACATTTTGATAACGGGAAGATATTCACGGGACCGCTGACCGTTGCGCTGGGCGACAGGCATGCCGCATTGCTGGCATACGAGCACGGTTCGCAATCCACCGATCTCTACGTCGGCTTCCAAGCAGACGCTTCCCGGCAGCTCACCCTCCTGGCAGTGAAAGGGAATTATTGCGACGGGGACCGAATCGATACGGATCAGGGTTACCGCACCCTCTGGATGCAGTTCGCGGCCGTTCAAGGGGATGCCGCTGATTTGGCCGAGGTGTATCGTGCGTTCGCGCTTCGCCATTTCAGCGACAATGCTTCCTCGCGAAGCCCGTATATTTTCTACAACACTTGGAACTTTCAGGAGCGCAACCGGTATTGGAACAAACAGACTTACCTGGCTTCCATGAATCTCGGTCATATCTTAAGCGAAATCGACGTCGCTTACCGGATGGGGATCGAGGTCTACGTCATCGATATGGGATGGTTCATCAAGTCGGGCGATTGGGACATCAGCTTGGAGCGGTTCCCGGACGGGCTGGATCTCGTGAAGGAAAAGCTCGATGGATATGGCATGAAGCTGGGTCTGTGGTTCGATCCGAAAGCCGTCGCGCTGTCCAGCCGGTTGTATCGGACGTTTGAGCATTGCATCGTTTCTTGGGACGGCGTCCGCGAAGCTCCCCATCCGATCTGGGAGACGGAGGAGAGCGTCAGGATGTGCCTCGTCAGCCCGTTCGGCATGGCGTTCGCGGATAAGCTCATCGAGTTGGCGAAACGTCTCGGGGTCGTGTATTTCAAGTGGGACGCGATTAGCCAGTACGGCTGCAACGATCCGGGCCACGACCATGGCGACGGGAACGCCACGGCGGAGGAAAGAGGCCATCGGTTCGCGTTCCAACTCCCCCTGAAGCTGGTCGAAATCGCGAAGAAGGTCTCGGAGGCGATCCCCGAAGCGATCATCGACTTCGACGTGACCGAAGGATACCGGTGCGTCGGGCTGTCCTTCCTGGAAGCGGGAAAGTATTTCCTGATCAACAACGGACCTTATTATCCGAATTTCGATTTGCCGAGAACGGATCCCGGCGAGTTCTATAATTACAACGTGTTTTTCCAGCCGGGTCCGGCGCGCAGCATGCTCTGTCGATCAGCTTACGCATATGACAAGTGGATTCCGTCCGTGCTGTTCCTCGTTCATTACTTTCCGGACGACTTCGCGCCTAATCAGAACATCAGCGTCGCTTCCCTGATTCTCGGACATAATGGGATATGGGGAGATTTGCTTGGGGTTTCGGAGAAAGGCGTGGAAAGAATCGGCCGTTTGCTGGGGCTGTATAAGCAAGTCAGGGAGGATATCACGGCCAGCTATCCGGTGACGGGCGGGGGAGCGGGCCGTACTCCGGAGACCTATGAGAAAATCAACGCGGAGAACGGACGCGGCGTCGCGGTGCTGTTCGCCAGCTCGTTCGGACAGCCGTTCGACCGGCCGCGCCCGGTCAAGATCACGTATGTCACGAGCAATCCCGTCGATAAGAAGATATGGCATCCGTCCAATGTGGAAGTGAGATTCGATTCCAAAGGCCGCGCGGTGATCGAAGCTTCCTTCACGGACGCGGACGCGGCGATCGTCTTCTTCGGCGTCGACGACGCCTTGTGA
- a CDS encoding heavy metal translocating P-type ATPase: MQATEMNENKQTTLQITGMTCAACANRIEKGLNKLEGVTNANVNFALEKASVSYDPEKIGVVKLEETIKKLGYGTAKEVANFKLEGMTCAACANRIEKGLNKLPGVSNASVNFAMETARVEYSPVEVSIADMQNKVKQLGYKAVTEQENKDTDDRRKREVRKQQRKLLLSAILSFPLLWSMVAHFSFTSWIYMPEILMNPWFQLLLATPVQFYVGRQFYVGAYKALRNGSANMDVLVSLGTSAAYFYSLYLTIDWYIGGGSIHHGPSLYFETSAILITLVIMGKLFEALAKGRTSEAIKSLMGLQAKTAWVVRDGQELTVPVDEVIAGDIVLVRPGDKVPVDGEVLEGVSSVDESMLTGESLPVEKKAGDAVIGATINKNGMLRIKATKVGKETALAQIIKVVEEAQGSKAPIQRVADVISGIFVPIVVGIAVAAFLVWYFFVTPGQFAHALEIAIAILVIACPCALGLATPTSIMAGSGRAAELGILFKGGEHLEQTHKIDAIILDKTGTVTKGKPELTDVWTEGDETEFLRLVGSAERNSEHPLAEAIVAGIKTRNIELPGTESFEAIPGFGIKAVVEGKQLLIGTRRLMETYKVDASDAYETMARLEEAGKTAMLVAIDNRYAGLVAVADTIKETSKAAVSRLKEMGIEVIMITGDNERTANAIANQVGIHHVRAEVLPEGKAEEVKKLQAQGKKVAMVGDGINDAPALATADIGMAIGTGTDVAMEAADVTLMRGDLSSISDAIYMSRKTMSNIKQNLFWALGYNTLGIPIAAIGLLAPWVAGAAMALSSVSVVLNALRLQRVNIRH, from the coding sequence ATGCAAGCAACCGAAATGAACGAAAATAAGCAGACGACCCTGCAAATCACCGGTATGACTTGTGCCGCATGCGCGAACCGGATTGAGAAAGGATTAAATAAACTCGAAGGTGTAACGAACGCCAATGTAAACTTTGCTTTGGAAAAAGCAAGTGTGAGTTATGATCCTGAGAAAATAGGCGTCGTGAAGTTGGAAGAAACGATCAAAAAGCTGGGTTATGGTACCGCCAAAGAAGTGGCCAACTTTAAACTGGAAGGCATGACATGCGCCGCTTGCGCGAACCGAATCGAGAAGGGGCTGAACAAATTACCCGGAGTCTCGAATGCATCCGTCAACTTTGCGATGGAAACAGCACGTGTAGAATATTCGCCGGTGGAAGTTTCGATTGCCGATATGCAAAATAAGGTCAAACAACTCGGCTATAAAGCGGTCACCGAACAGGAAAATAAAGACACGGATGACCGCCGCAAAAGGGAAGTCCGGAAGCAACAACGGAAACTGCTCCTTTCTGCGATTCTATCGTTTCCGCTGTTGTGGAGCATGGTCGCCCATTTTTCATTCACCTCATGGATTTACATGCCGGAAATTCTCATGAATCCTTGGTTTCAGCTCCTTTTGGCCACACCGGTTCAATTTTATGTCGGAAGGCAGTTTTATGTAGGTGCTTATAAAGCTCTGCGCAATGGCAGTGCCAACATGGATGTGCTGGTATCGCTCGGAACTTCGGCTGCTTATTTCTACAGCTTATATTTGACGATCGATTGGTATATTGGAGGCGGAAGCATCCATCATGGTCCGTCCTTGTACTTTGAGACGAGTGCGATTCTGATTACGCTCGTCATCATGGGGAAATTATTCGAAGCACTCGCCAAAGGTCGGACTTCGGAAGCGATCAAGTCTTTGATGGGTCTGCAGGCGAAAACGGCTTGGGTCGTCCGTGACGGACAGGAGCTTACCGTTCCGGTAGATGAGGTCATCGCAGGCGACATCGTACTCGTCCGTCCCGGAGATAAAGTGCCGGTGGACGGGGAAGTGCTGGAAGGTGTATCGTCGGTGGATGAATCGATGCTGACAGGCGAGAGCTTGCCTGTAGAAAAGAAAGCAGGCGATGCCGTCATCGGAGCGACAATCAACAAAAATGGCATGCTGCGGATTAAAGCGACGAAGGTTGGTAAAGAAACGGCTCTTGCACAGATCATTAAAGTCGTCGAAGAAGCGCAGGGCTCCAAAGCGCCGATTCAGCGCGTAGCGGACGTTATCTCCGGAATCTTTGTTCCGATTGTTGTCGGTATCGCGGTTGCAGCATTCCTGGTCTGGTATTTCTTCGTTACGCCGGGGCAATTCGCGCACGCTCTGGAAATCGCGATTGCAATTCTAGTCATTGCGTGCCCATGCGCGCTCGGCCTTGCAACTCCGACTTCCATCATGGCGGGATCCGGACGCGCGGCCGAGCTTGGCATCTTGTTCAAGGGCGGCGAACATTTGGAACAAACCCATAAGATCGACGCAATTATTTTGGACAAAACAGGCACGGTTACGAAAGGGAAACCGGAGTTGACGGATGTCTGGACGGAAGGCGATGAAACGGAATTTCTCAGACTTGTCGGTTCGGCGGAGAGAAATTCGGAGCACCCGCTCGCGGAAGCGATTGTTGCTGGCATTAAGACAAGAAACATCGAGCTGCCGGGAACCGAATCGTTTGAAGCAATCCCCGGGTTTGGCATTAAAGCAGTAGTCGAGGGTAAACAACTGCTGATAGGTACGCGCCGGTTGATGGAAACCTACAAAGTGGATGCAAGTGACGCCTACGAAACGATGGCCCGTTTGGAGGAAGCCGGCAAGACGGCGATGCTGGTCGCAATCGATAACCGGTACGCAGGTCTGGTGGCGGTAGCGGATACGATTAAAGAAACGTCGAAGGCAGCAGTCAGCCGGCTGAAAGAAATGGGCATTGAAGTTATTATGATCACGGGCGATAACGAACGGACGGCGAATGCGATCGCCAATCAGGTCGGCATTCATCATGTGCGTGCGGAAGTGCTTCCGGAAGGAAAGGCGGAAGAAGTGAAAAAGCTGCAGGCACAAGGCAAGAAAGTCGCCATGGTTGGGGACGGCATCAACGATGCTCCGGCTCTAGCGACGGCGGACATCGGGATGGCGATCGGTACGGGCACGGATGTGGCAATGGAAGCGGCAGATGTGACGCTCATGCGCGGTGACCTTTCGAGCATATCGGATGCGATCTATATGAGCCGCAAGACGATGAGTAACATCAAGCAAAATCTGTTCTGGGCGCTCGGTTATAACACGCTCGGGATTCCGATTGCCGCGATCGGATTATTGGCACCCTGGGTAGCAGGTGCGGCGATGGCATTAAGCTCGGTATCGGTCGTCCTCAATGCGCTTCGGCTGCAGCGGGTAAATATTCGTCATTAG
- a CDS encoding response regulator gives MPVADEIHILLVDDHSLVRQGVRSFLETQSDLRIVGEAASGEEAERLVADLVPDVVLMDLSMPGIGGIEAIRRVKKSSPHSHIVVLTSFQEDDYIFPALRAGALSYVLKNVQAGDLADIIRKARGGEAFLHPRVATRVVQELREERKDIPNVFNDLTDRELEVLRLIAQGNANAVIAQALGISEQTVKGHVSNMLGKLQLADRTQAAVYAWEQGVVQRKRGDV, from the coding sequence ATTCCGGTGGCGGATGAAATTCACATTTTACTGGTTGATGATCATAGCCTGGTGCGCCAGGGTGTTCGTTCATTTCTCGAAACGCAATCCGATTTACGCATCGTGGGGGAAGCGGCTTCAGGAGAGGAAGCAGAACGTCTTGTTGCCGATCTGGTGCCCGATGTCGTCCTGATGGATTTGTCGATGCCGGGAATTGGCGGGATTGAAGCGATACGCCGGGTAAAGAAAAGCAGCCCCCATTCCCATATAGTCGTGTTGACCTCTTTTCAGGAGGATGACTATATTTTTCCTGCTTTACGGGCGGGAGCTCTTTCTTACGTGCTAAAGAACGTCCAGGCGGGCGATCTTGCTGATATTATCCGAAAAGCGCGCGGCGGCGAAGCATTTCTCCATCCGCGCGTGGCTACGCGGGTAGTGCAGGAGCTTCGTGAGGAACGAAAGGATATTCCGAACGTTTTTAACGATCTTACCGATCGTGAGCTTGAAGTATTGCGCCTTATTGCCCAAGGAAACGCCAATGCAGTTATCGCGCAAGCATTGGGCATCAGCGAGCAAACAGTGAAAGGCCATGTCAGCAATATGCTTGGCAAATTGCAACTGGCGGATCGGACCCAGGCGGCTGTCTATGCTTGGGAACAAGGCGTCGTTCAGCGAAAGCGCGGGGATGTATAG